The region CTCTTCAAGCTCAGATTGCCTTTTTCATAACAGTTTTTTGTATAGCCTTTTAACTTCCTTCTCATCCTACAAAACAAAATCAGACAATTATACATAGTATTACACACACAAGTAAAATGAATGACACAAATTACAAgaatcaaaacaaaacaaaaatactaTGAGAAATCACAAGCAAACAACAAACAATGGAATGATTATTACCGGTTCATCTTTTTGTCTTCAGTTGCATATACAAAATCAAATCAACTTTTACATATTGGCAACAATCAAAGGAGGCCAATGATTTCGATTAAAAAAAATGTCACACTGAATCGATCTAACGCTAACAAAAAAAGACATATAAATTCATCAAGAGTGGACTTCCGTGAATGGCTTTGACAGGTTAGACGGTGTACAATGGAGAAGCCGATGGTAGTGAATAACTATAAATGATGGCTGAGAGAGTGATGGTGGCATTAACAAGAAAAGGAGAACGATAAGGGGAACACGGTTAGTTGTGGTGGTGACGGCGCACGATTTGTCGGATGTATGAAACGGGTTGCAGAGAGAAGAGGGAAAGGGGTCGTGTGAGAGAGCGGCTGAGAAGAGTGATTAGCATTTTGGAGTATGTTTATGTTTTGTGTTATCCCTTACCACTTACCAACCATCATGTTGGTGAACAAGATATGGGAGCTGATATTTCAGTGGTGTAATATTCCGAAACCGGATTTTCAAACCATTGGTGACCTTATTGGGCTAACGAAAACTTGGGGGAGATGTAGAAGAAGGAGAAACAACCTAATTTGTATCTGTTTTGGGGTGATGTGGATACTATGGAAAACAAGATGTGAATTGGTGTTCAGGAGCACACGATACTCACACTCCCAGATTATTGACAGGGTTAAATCTATTGTATTCAATTGGATTAGGCATAGGAGAGTAGAATGTCATCTCAAATGGGACGACTGGTGTGTTTGCCCTTTAAATTGTCTGTAATACAAACTCAAATGTAGTGTCTTCCTTTTGGGCCTGCCTAGCATCTTGCTAGGTAATGCTTAGTCAATAAAATTTGCcggttctaaaaaaaaaaaaacttaccaaccATCAGATCAAATATCAAATGAATAGTCCTAATTAAACATGTTGGCAATCCATTTAATGTGCCATGTCACCAATCCATGTGACTTTCTCTTTTTTATGAAATTATGAATATATGTACCTGATCATGCATAGAAATTTGTACATCAAGCTCCATAACTTGTCTTTAAGACATTTTCTTAAGATATGCTTAATTTTATTGTACATAAGGCATAAAAATTTGTATTTAAAACATTAAAGATGTATCCTTTATAAgatagtgtgtatatatatatatatatatatatatatatatatatatatatattgtctaaTTTAAACTCATGTATAATTATTTTTTCTATTTGGTTTATCTATTTTACGTCTAATATCATACTGATAATTTTTTTTCTACttgattttgcatgtttttatttaaatttggtaGAATTTTTTATGCAATCtatgaatatttttatattttgtaaaatctttaaacttatgctggtaaaattgaaatttagagtTTTTTTACATAAAATTTTTCATATTAAAAGAGGAAAATAAATCCTCAATTCCATGCTTGGGATCCTAAGGGTGGAGATGAGAGTTTATTTATagtcaaaacttcaaaaatggtctttgtgatttcacaaaatctgaagtttggtccctaatttacaAAAACCttacggatcgtccctgtggtttcaaaacttttaacaaatggtccttttcgctaactccgttagcttttggccgttaagtgaagAGCATTTCCATCATTTCACAAAAGAGGACCATTTATGAAGGTTTtttgttattaaaaaaaataaaaatataattatttaataaagggttccactctctctctctctctctctctctctctcagacaCACACGCACATCAAACTGAAGAAGATATATCACTCTCTTCTGCAACCTCTATCGGACCAACATAGACATACACATACATTGATGATTCACTCTCCCTGCCTTTCACATACACACATTAATGATTCATTCTATCTAGTTCAATCGATGGATTAGGATCTAGCTCCACCTCTAAAGTCGTCGAAAGAAATACCTAGCTCCCATTTATATGAAAGAAAAGTATCGGCATCTTAATTACATCAAGAAAATACATAACAGAAGAAGAAATTAAAGTATGTATCCCCCTTTAATCCCTATAATTGAATTGTATACAACCACCCCCAAATCAATACAAGAAACATATAGCAGGCAGTCGCAATTCAAAGGGAGGTCAGTTCACACTGTTTACAAATTCAAGCTTTGAAGGAAACAAGTTATGCGATTACACTTGCTAGAAATCAAATGAACTCTTTCCATAATCCCAAAATAGGAAATCCAGGCAAAGCAAAGGTGTAATTGTAGGTATAGAAATCGAAATCAGAATGGAACATTATTCATTCTTCTACTcatgttcttgatcatttttcgCACAAGAACCAGACAAGCAGCCGATTAAGAAAAAGAAGATGAAATCAATAGCAACAAAGAAGAACACGAATCGAGACTAGTCGTTCTTTTCCATAAATCGAACGAAAACAACAAAGATCTTTTGAAATCAACCAATAGTTTCGATCAAGAAAACATAATCAGATGTGGAGGATTTGGTCTTGTCTTCAAATCCACCCTCGCAGACGGCCGGAAAGTCCCTATTAAACGGTTGCGCGACGACACTGGTCAAGTCGATCGTGAATTCTAAGCGGAAGtggaaattgtcacacccccaaaccggaacggcggaaatgttcgggggtggaggacatcatgtacagtatcatgtcaatgcataatagtaaacaagcaacaacatcatccattgcattaatagtataattcaatacaagtgtgttctgtatatagtttgaaagacaccaaatatgaatcaaaataaaagatgagtctcgaatgtgctccgtcttctcaaaatctggtccaatgtacctgtctaccggtgacctgagaatacaagttattttgaaatagtacattagcatttaagttggtgagttcataagtattttagtgtcattgtttgaatgaaagtgtttgtaaatgtttgtaagtgtttgatgtaaatgttgtatctcctagaaaatcctatattttctactttattatgaaatgtagtcttctaccaagacccaactgttctgagtgtttgttcttttgtaaaagtgagtatttttaacaagtatgactatcattaccaaaatatagtttacattaccgtttatgtgagaagatcacaatgtgaatgcaatgggaaaataaagatGCACTTTAGTATTGAATATAGTAACtaccattgtactaactaccttaaaccagtttttaaattaaggtaaaatgtgatgagattataaccatacttgattgactagtaaaacacgacgttCCAAGACGTCGAATGGTATGGCATTCTTCACCCGTaaacctgcaggtcccactatagctagcagcaaggtgtaggatggttaatcccgtatagatctatacacaaactcacgctctccctccaggagactctagttataaaacgtgacacaacagtatattgccatgccatgaagtagtggctcacattaatgttatagtattcttgtatttgtatagtatgttctctctgttatagtgtatagtatgttctctatgTTATAGTATATAGTACGctctctctgttctagtgtatagtatgttcctccctgtttctcaatatagtatgttctttctatttCTCGTTATggtatgtttgaactgactcttgtatgtttcattgttctagaaatagtgagtagtaattcTCTaacctatacctattatagttactagtaatgttgtttgaatgactgagtatgtttgtacacctttgctacccaaaggtgttgaaaTGATGTAAgaacttatatatctatacacatatacataatatacaactaagattcaaacgacactcggaaaaacaaccgataccctaagtccacaaccaaacaaggaacaagaaataaagtgagttatcagtcctaagccctttcaaccttatttatataactatatctatatagacacgattttgacaatatataagtttaaaagagtttgataaagagtttagcatgtaaaagagttttaaccatttgaatggttatagatgacttgatgtcagtttataaaatgttttgaaatagtttgcTTGATAATACAGTTTGAAATATaagaaatccacttgtttgatagttattaatcatatgtgtTTGATACAgtaactataatgttttctacttgtattccaccACCCCccctccataaaagcatttaaaatcatttaaaagataagttagggggtatgaactcacctgattgtgagtgattcgaatgtaagatcgataaAGGATGCtatgtgtcaagtgaagtctcgagcaccacagatcctattaagcatataatggcacatatatgtatattattagtgtatataacaactaatcatgttagggaaccaccttagggactaggaaacacttggaataaagtgtttcaatcacatatgattgttctaaaggtgttcacggccacacAAGAATGTGTTCACGACCAAGGAGTGTTCACGTCCAATGAacctatgaagggttcacggccgtgatcCCTTCAAGTTCATGAAGGTGGTGATGAATCACAAAGAATCAAGGCTAGGATCTAGTAATCTTTCAAGTATAATAAGTTTAAGGTTGAAACACTTACGTTTTTAGAGCTTTGGAGGGTTCACGGTCGAAGTTTTTTGAGAGAGAATAAAGGTGAGGAGAAGTGAGGAGAAAAAGGGgtcactcttatatatatatatatatatatatatatatatatatatatatatatatatatatatatatatatatatatcatggccGTGAACctagtttgcggccgtgaacacctagTGAGTGGTTTTCTGGTTCGGATTAATCCTCCCAATCACAAGCTAACTCAACTTAGCCTCCATTCATACATTACACTAGGCTCAGAAACTCTCAAACAGACCCTTAACAGGGCTAAAAGGtaacagaaacaagtctgacttgtgattgaattgaatggctttataagatagaaatttctGGTTGTCACAGAAACCCTATTGCTTCTATGAAAGAATCGAAAAATGTTAAGAGAGGGCCAACAACAGACTGTAACTGGTAGTTTGAATTAGAGATGGATGGTTTAAGCGATTCGATGCCTGAAAGAAGAGAACAGAGGTCATCGAAAGCTATTATGAAGTTCTGGTAATGAACCTTGCAGACGTCTTCAATCTCAACCTCTTTGGATCTGATGCAATGACGGAGGTGGTGGAGTCGGGTTTCGGGCTTACCCGAGGCGAAGGTTTTGATGATGAAAGGGGATAAGTCTTCTTCGTTTGATATGATGGAAGATGAGTTCATCGACGAAGTGAAGATCTAGTTTAAGATGGgttcttttgagagagagagagagagagagaccctttattaaataattatctttttttattttttctaaataacaaaaaacttcataaatgatccctcttttgtgaaatgacaaaaataccccttcACTTAGCGGCCAAAAGCTAACGAAGTTAGCGAaaatgaccatttgttaaaagttttgaaaccacagggactatttgTGAGGTTTTTGTAAATTAAGgaccaaacttcagattttgtgAAACTATAGGGACtacttttgaagttttgtcttatttatattctCCGATGGGGATGAAGATGGGGAGGCGGATTGGAATGAGAATTCGGGGATATGGATGGGGATTGGGGTTCCATGTATTCGCCGCCCCCCATTAACATCTCTACTTATGGACAGAGTTAGATGAAATCATCGGATCGAGCCTTCACTTTAGACCAAGTCTAAGCTCTTAAATGTCATAACAAACATGTTGAATCAGATTTTTGGACCTAGTCCTCACTTGGGACCCGGTCTATACTTAAACACAACCTTAGTGTCTTACCAAATGAACCATATGTGATACTTACGATTTACCATATCAAGCCATTAGGTATTAacccttaaaaatatatcataaacatcAATATAAAGGACCCATATGTAATTACCTCAAACTTGAGAGGAATTCTCTGAAATTTGGACAAACTTAACATTCCGGACAACCACGTTGGAAACACCGCCATGGGACTTTATCCCCCTTGGTGAGTTCGAAACGTGAAAACTAAATTGGTTCTTCGTTTTCTTGCAAGCAAAAACAAACTTCTGTTAGGAATTCGTCAAAAAATTGGCTCGCAAATCCTTCGAAAGGGTTTCTCAATCCCACACGAAACAAAGAAGCGCAAAACCTACATTGGTATGTAACTTCTCACCACTTTCCTCAATATCAATCAACGTGTGAAGTCTGATGCATTTCGAGTTCAATTTCAGACTTTCAGCCGTTTCAAACTGAATTCCCTGATGGGTTTACTTCAGCCGACCTTCTTGTAGATGTTAAACGTGTTACATTTATTGCAAAACACGTATTCACCTCCACCGCTGTACTTTTCGTCGTTTTCTTATAGAAATTACACACCATCATTTGTAATCGAAGATCTCACTCGATACAAATCAACCCAAACCCCAATTCAGAAAAACCAAATTCATCGAGGTTTGTGCAAGAAAACGATGGTCGGAGCAGAAATCGAGGGATCGACCTCGACGAACAATGCTTACGCGAATGGTTTTGCCCAAATCAACAACGGGTCTCTAGAGGAAAAACTCGACGAGCTTCGTAACCTATTGGGTAAAACAGACGACGATCCTTTACGAATCGTGAGCGTTGGAGCCGGTGCTTGGGGCAGTGTGTTTGCAGCAATGTTACAAGATGGTTATGGTCATCTTCGAGATAAAGTTCAAATCAGGATCTGGAGACGAGCAGGTAGGTCAGTCGATCGAGCCACAGCACAACATTTATTCGATGTAATCAATTCACGAGAAGACGTGTTAAGACGATTGATTAGACGATGTGCGTATTTGAAATACGTCGAAGCAAGATTAGGCGATCGAGTATTGTACGCAGATGAGATTTTGAAAGATGGGTTTTGTTTGAATATGATCGATACTCCACTTAGTCCATTGAAAGTAGTAACGAATTTACAGGAAGCTGTTTGGGATGCTGATATTGTCATCAATGGATTACCATCGACTGAaactcatcaagtttttcaagaaattagcaagTATTGGAAAGAAAGAATCACAGTTCCTATTATAATCTCATTATCCAAAGGTATCGAAGCTGAATTGGAACCTGAACCCCATATAATCACTCCCACTCAGATGATTAGTAGATCAAGTAAGATTCATGTTTCTTTACTATTTCATTTCGTTAATTTTCCCAATTTTTAATAACGATTATGTTCAACAGCTGGAATTTCAATGGAGAACATTTTATATCTTGGAGGCCCTAACATCGCATCAGAGATTTACAACAAAGAAtacgcaaatgcaagaatttgtGGATCAGAAAAATGGAGGAAGCCATTAGCGAAGTTCTTAAGGCAACCACATTTCATTGTGTGGGATAATGGTGATCTTGTCACTCATGAAGTCATGGGTGGGTTGAAGAATGTCTACGCCATTGGAGCTGGTAAGATTTAGGATATATGAGAGGGGCAAATTAGTAAAATGTGAAATAattcttttatttaatatttacttTTGGAACTTTGATTTTATAGGTATGGTAGCATCTTTAACGAATGAGAGTGCAACTAGCAAATCGGTGTATTTTGCACATTGTACATCTGAAATGATATTTATAACTCATCTTTTGgctaaaaatcccgaaaaattaGCGGGCCCACTTTTAGCAGATACATATGTGACATTATTAAAAGGTCGGAATGCATGGTATGGACAAAAGTTGGCTAATGGAGAATTAACTCTTGATATGGGTGATAGCATTAAGGGAAAGGGTATGATTCAGgtgtgtttttttttctctttgttaCTTATTTAAAATCTCATAggggcaaatttgtaaaaaagttgggatttaaatcatttaatggGAAAGCCTCTTTTTGCCCTAATTTTGGTAAAAAAAgaaacacacatatatatataacttaatggATTAGATGATGTTTCTTTATACACAACGTTTGCTTCTTCCTTTTTGGACGGAATGAACTGTTTGAATGTgagagtaaatgaccattttacccttgtgtTTACGGTGACATTTTCAAAGAAACTTATAACattgtatatttattatatttcagGGAATTTCAGCAGTGAAAGCATTTTATGAGCTACTTAGTCAATCTCATTTAAGCATCCTTCATCCAGAAGAGAAAAAGCCTGTTGCTCCAGTTGAGCTTTGTCCCATTTTGAAAACCCTACACAAAATTCTAATTTCAAGGTAAACCCTtcaaaacaataattttttttttttctgatgataattttcatgttatacaagaTATAGCAATGTGCATTTAATTAGTTGTTTACTATAGCAACCTacttccaatttttttttctttttcttaaggCATTGCACTTTGAAAATCTTACCCAATTATAGCATTATATATctactttttatttttcttattaagacattatgttttgaaaatctAAATTATAGCAATGAAAACTAAAAAGTGCTTATATATTTGGATGATATTGCTATAATCATGTAGATTTTCCAAAACAATgctttaataaaaataaacaatagtTGGCTGCTATAGTAAAAGTAGtaaacaaatgaatgaaagtacattgctatatctTGCAATATTTATCAACTATTTGATGTTTTTGtgatttgagtaaattacacaaatggtccttatggtttagggtaatttgtgcgtttggtccctaaattattttttaactcgaaaaGTCCTTATTGTTTgcttttgttacgcgtttggtccctgtattacctaaaaagactattttgcccttgattgtttaatttatttaaataaacacacccccaaccccaaCCCCACCCCCTCACCTTATCTTACCCATCCCaccatttttccctatttaataGTAGTCTTTTTAGGaagacagggaccaagtgcgtaacaaaaacaaacagtaggggaccaatcacgtaacaaaaacaaacagtagggaccttccgagttaaaaaaataagttagggacgaagcgcacaaattaccccaaaccataggggccatttgtgtaatttactcaagtGATTTTTTTGTCAGGGAGGTTCCTACACAAGCTATTCTTCAAGCATTGAGAGATGAAACAATGAATGATCCTCGAGATCGAATTGAAATGGCTCAAACTCATGCTTTTTACATGCCTTCACTCTTGGAACAATAGTTTTGTTTGTTCAaagttttgactttttgactgtTGATTATGTaatatttgtttgtttttgttctaTAGATGAACTTTGTTACTTTACTTTGTGTTTCTTGTAAAATTTGTTATTAAGGATGTGTACTTAGAAATTTATAAAAGTCATTAGCAttgttcttttaatttttatACTATCTTTTTAGGATGCtatactttgaaaattttaaccAATTATAGCCGTGCAAATCTTTTAGAATCTTGAAGAGATTGCAAATGATGGGTAGTTTTTTTTTCCATTCACAATGTTGTAATGGaaagagtaaattacaagaatggtccctatggtttagggtaatttgcgtatttggtccttaacttattttttttaattcgaaAGGTCCCTAGTGTTTGTTTTTATGCGTTTGGCTTCTgtcctaaaaagactattttgtctTTGATTTTCtactttatttaaataaacacacgcCTTCCTTACATACCCTACAATTTTtccatatttaaataatagttttctAGGTAAGACAGGACCAGGGACTAagagcgtaacaaaaacaaataatagggaccaagcgcgtaacaaaaacaaacagtatggaCGTTCCGagctaaaaaaaaataagttaaggagtaagcgtgcaaattaccccaaactatagggaccattcatgtaatttactctaatggAAAAAATccatattctaataaataaataggttTATTTTCCTATTGACAGGGACAGTTCTAGCTAGGTGCCCGGTGTTGCACCGGCAACACCTAGCTTCCGCGCACGTAGtagaaaaaattttgtttttttttttaatttttacctATTGTGCCACTACGTAAAAAAATCGTGCAACTACTAAAAAAATTGTGCaactacataaaaaaaaaattgtcactCTATCCGGAATTACCaaacgaaaaaaaataataacgagCCCATAACCCAATGTTTTAATCGATTATTGTCTAATAGTCCAATTGTCCAAAGCCCAAAATAAAACTTAAGTGGATAAATTAGCAATTGGGCTAATTGCTTGTAAAAAAGATAGCCCATCCTAATTATTTGAGTGTCTAATTGTTGATCAGtacaagcaaaaaaaaaaaaaaaaaaaaaaaaaaaaaaaaaaaaaaaaaacgattacaCAGCAAGAAGAAACGATCGTCGACTCAGACTTCCTGCTTGGCGCTTGCGGCTTGCCTCCAAAATTCAATCGATTGCCGATCACCCCTGCCCCCTGGATGACTTCTATATTCGATCGGCTAGTACTTCTATCTTCTTGATCGTGAGTCACAGCCCAAAATCGATTTTGTTGTTTGATCGATTTTAATCCTTGAATCTTGATCAATTTCTTGAAGCAGGTTTCAACAATAGTATCGATCAACTTCTGTCTTCTTTCAATTTCTACAATAAAGCAAGTAAGTTTTACCAATTACCATTTACCAATTCAGTTAGATATTTGAAATTGATATGTTTTTTAAAGTTATTGATTGACTTGGGTGAAATTGATTTGTTTTCTTGAAGTTATATTGTTTGATTAGGTTATATTCATATATTgctatgttttttttattgaattgattgtttgattaggtgaaatTCATATGTTTTTTAttgaattgattgtttgattaggtgaaagCAACTTGTTTTTATTGAAGtcattgtttgattaggtgttattgttatgtttttattgaatttttgtttgattaggtgaaagCAACTTGttttattgtttgattaggtgtaattgttatgtttttattgaatttttgtttgattaggtgaaagCAACTTGttttattgtttgattaggtgtaattgttatgtttttattgaatttttGTTTAATTAGGTGAAAGCAACTTGttttattgtttgattaggtgtaaTTGTTATGTTTTTGTAGGTTAAACTAAGTGGTTTTTTTACCAAAAGACAAAGACCTAATCCTAATGAAAGTGGTGAAGAATGTTCCCAAATACCAATCACCAATCAATCAATTCCTTCCGTTTCTAATCCTAATGCAACTCCACAAACACCAATCAACAATCATTCAATCCCTTCGGTTTCTAATCCAACTCCACAAACACCATGTTCTAACCAACCTAATGATAACGTTGACTTGAAAGATCTTCCAAAGGACCCAACGGATAGGCCATTGATTACAAGTTACAATTCAAATATAAGAGATGATGTAAGAATAGCATATTTGCTTCAAGGACCGTGTCAAGTAAGGGCACATAAGTTTCCTAAAAAAAATAGGTGATAGATTTAGAAGATTCGTTCCTTCATGGTTTAATGACTTTGATTGGTTGGAATATAGTGTGAAAAAGAATTATGCATATTGTTTATATTGTTATTTGTGTGGGGACCTCATGGGACAAAAAGGAGGGAGAGATGCATTTGTTTCCCAAGGTTTTGATACTTGGAATAAAAAAGATGCATTTCGGACTCATGTGGGTGGTGTTGATAGTTTTCACAACAAAGCAAGAGAAAAGTGTGAGTTTTTAATGAGGGAAAAACAAGCAATTAATGTAGTCTTGAGGAGGCAAAGCGAAGCGGAGGACAATAAATATAAAGCTCGATTACGTGTTTCTATTATTGTTGTTAGATTTTTATTGAAAACCGGTTTACCGTTTCGTGGTCATGACGAGTCGGTTAACTCGGAAAATAGAGGGCTTTACATTGAAGTGTTAAAAGCCATTCGAGAGACTAGTGAAGAGATTTTCAACAATACTTTAGAAAATGCTCCTAAAAACAATCAACTAATTTCCCCTAAAATTCAAAAAGAACTTGTGCAATGTTTTGCACAAGAAGTACTTTTGAGTATTCGTGAAGAGATTGGT is a window of Lactuca sativa cultivar Salinas chromosome 1, Lsat_Salinas_v11, whole genome shotgun sequence DNA encoding:
- the LOC111910016 gene encoding glycerol-3-phosphate dehydrogenase [NAD(+)] GPDHC1, cytosolic — its product is MLNVLHLLQNTYSPPPLYFSSFSYRNYTPSFVIEDLTRYKSTQTPIQKNQIHRGLCKKTMVGAEIEGSTSTNNAYANGFAQINNGSLEEKLDELRNLLGKTDDDPLRIVSVGAGAWGSVFAAMLQDGYGHLRDKVQIRIWRRAGRSVDRATAQHLFDVINSREDVLRRLIRRCAYLKYVEARLGDRVLYADEILKDGFCLNMIDTPLSPLKVVTNLQEAVWDADIVINGLPSTETHQVFQEISKYWKERITVPIIISLSKGIEAELEPEPHIITPTQMISRSTGISMENILYLGGPNIASEIYNKEYANARICGSEKWRKPLAKFLRQPHFIVWDNGDLVTHEVMGGLKNVYAIGAGMVASLTNESATSKSVYFAHCTSEMIFITHLLAKNPEKLAGPLLADTYVTLLKGRNAWYGQKLANGELTLDMGDSIKGKGMIQGISAVKAFYELLSQSHLSILHPEEKKPVAPVELCPILKTLHKILISREVPTQAILQALRDETMNDPRDRIEMAQTHAFYMPSLLEQ
- the LOC111910010 gene encoding uncharacterized protein LOC111910010, with the translated sequence MTSIFDRLVSTIVSINFCLLSISTIKQVKATCFIVKLSGFFTKRQRPNPNESGEECSQIPITNQSIPSVSNPNATPQTPINNHSIPSVSNPTPQTPCSNQPNDNVDLKDLPKDPTDRPLITSYNSNIRDDVRIAYLLQGPVKKNYAYCLYCYLCGDLMGQKGGRDAFVSQGFDTWNKKDAFRTHVGGVDSFHNKAREKCEFLMREKQAINVVLRRQSEAEDNKYKARLRVSIIVVRFLLKTGLPFRGHDESVNSENRGLYIEVLKAIRETSEEIFNNTLENAPKNNQLISPKIQKELVQCFAQEVLLSIREEIGQDVYALLVDESSDVSKKEQMAIVLRYVDSLGFVKEIFIGIVHVKDTSSLTLKNAINEVLTSNKLSFSQIRGQGYDGASNMRGEFNGLKALILQENDTAFYVHCFAHQLQLVVVAIAKKHDGVSEFFEQISLVVNVVCASCKRKDLLREQARERVQKGLCSGDLETGRGLNQETTLVRAGETRWGSHFNTLTSLMKLFADVLVVLDFVKEEGGSLANHQQASGILAYFKSYEFIFYLHMMYDILHLTGTLSKQLQRKDLDILEAASMVRGTM